DNA sequence from the Deltaproteobacteria bacterium genome:
TAGAAATCCTTTTCAGCACACACCCAACGTGCGCCTGGTGATGCGCGGCGCGATTTTGACGACGGCGTTCATAGTCCGCAAGGATGGGCCGATCAAAACCATGCAAGATATTCGCGGCAAAAGGGTTACCGGGGAGTATCCGGCGCAGCTGGCCAATTGGTATAACGTCTTCGGTTTTCTCGCCGGCGCCGGGATGAAGTTTGACGACGTGAAGATCGTCCCCGTGCCCGGCGCCAACGACGGAGTCGACGCGCTCATCCAAGGTCGCGCCGACGTTGCTTTGCACGCCGTTGATTCGGCCAAGGTCAAAGAAGCCGACGCGGCCATCGGTGTGCGCCACCTTTCCCTCGACTGCACGCCGCAGGGTGAAAAACGGCTGCGCGCCGCCGTGCCCGGCTACTATCCGCATTGGCTCAAACGCGGCCAAGCGGCGGCGATCGCGGAAGATACTTGCGTGAACGCCTACGATATTTTCCTGACCAGTCATAAGAGCGCGCCGGATCGCGTCGTCGCCATGGTGCTCAAGAATATTTGGGACAACGTCGATAAGCTGCCGGCGCTTCATCCGAGCTTCAAAGATTGGACGCGCCAGCGCGCTGTCGACGCCGACGTGACGATTCCTTATCATCCCGCCGCCGCCCAGTTCTTCAAGGAGCGCGCTGTTTGGCCGGCGAGCATGGACGACGTGCAGCGCAAACTGATCGCTATGAATCCGTGAGGCGCTTTCGCTGATCGCGAATCGGCAATAGGCAACAGGCACTAGGCAATAGCTCGGAGAATCACTCTTCTCTTCCTATTGCCTGTTGCCGAATGCCTGCCGATCTCTTGAATATTTGTCGCCGCGACTCTATAACTCAGCGATCATGAGTGCTGGACCTTCCTAGAGTGATAAACCCACCGAAAACTATAAAAACCGAACGGCTGAGACTGAGAAAAGCAAAACTAGCGGATGCGGAGGCGATCTTTCGCCAATACGCGCAGGATCCGGACGTCACCCGCTACGTCAGTTGGCGCGCCCATAATAATCTCGACGAGACCCGCAAGTACGTGCGCATGTGCGAACTCGCTTGGGATATGGGCAAAGCGTTTCACTGGGTGATCGAGCGCCAAGACGAGAAGCAAGTGATCGGCATGATGATCGTCCGGGTCAACGCTGAGAAGTTGGAACTCGGCTTTGTCCTAGCGCGCGTTCATTGGGGGCATGGCTACATGACCGAGGCGATGCAGGGAATCGTCGCTTGGGCGATGAAGCAAAAGGAAGTGTTCCGCGTCTGGGCCGTATGCGATGTCGACAACAAAGCCTCGGCGCGGGTGATGGAAAAAGCCGGCATGACGCGCGAAGGCACGCTCAAACGGTGGTCGCTCCATCCTAATCTCAGCGACGAGCCGCGCGATTCGCTCTGCTACGCGATCACCAAGTGACGCGGCGCGGCATTGCCGCAACCGAATAAGAAAGAAAATGTTCACCACGAAGGACACGAAGATCACGAAGGTCGGAAAATAATTTATCCGAAACCTTCGTGTCCTTCGTGCTCTTCGTGGTGAGAAATGGGGTTCGATTCATTTAGTTGATTCGAGGTGAGTAATGTCGATTGGGTTTCGAACTTCACTGACGATGATTTTTCTTTTGCTCGGAATTCAGCTCGGCTTCGCCCAAGAGCGCGTGCGCGTTGGCTGGGCGGCGATGACCGCGTCGCACACGCCGCTTTGGGTGGCGCAGGAGCGCGGCTTGTTCGCCAAGCAGGGTCTGGTCACCGAGGCGATCTTTTTCGGCGCCGGTCCGCCGGCGATGCAGGCGTTGGTCGCCGGCGATCTTGACATCGTCGTCACTTCCGCGCCCAACGTCGTCAACCCGCGCCTCGGCGGCGCCGACGTGGTGATGATTCTCTCGATCATTCCGACTTTCATCGATCACATCATCGCCGCGGGCAATATCACTAGCGTCGAACAGCTGCGCGGCAAATCCGGTTCGGTGAATCGCGCCGGGAGCATTTCCGATATGGGATTGCGGCTGTCGTTGAAGCGGCTGGGCATTGATCCCGAGAAAGACGTAAAGATCGTTCCCGCCGGCGGCAATCCCGAGCGGCTGGCGTCGATTTCGCGCGGCCTGACGCAATTCACGATCATGAACGAGCCGTTCATCAAAGAAGCCGAGCGCCTGGGCTTTCGCGATCTGGTCAACATGGCGACGTTGAAGATTCCGTTGCATGGCAACGGTGTTGTTACTCGCGAGGCGAGCATCAAAACCCGGCGGCCCATGGTGAGCCGTTTCGCGCGCGCCATGACCGAAGCGATTCACTTGGTCAAAGCCGACAAGGAAGGAACGAAAGCGAT
Encoded proteins:
- a CDS encoding TAXI family TRAP transporter solute-binding subunit; amino-acid sequence: MRHVLFTSSRFVPVVLMFFLVLAVATNAQQLPRSVTVASNPPGTVFYALASGLSKVVSDGAPMQMVVQPYSGTSTFLPMLDAGEIDFGINNAVDMALSYQGPERLKIGGRNPFQHTPNVRLVMRGAILTTAFIVRKDGPIKTMQDIRGKRVTGEYPAQLANWYNVFGFLAGAGMKFDDVKIVPVPGANDGVDALIQGRADVALHAVDSAKVKEADAAIGVRHLSLDCTPQGEKRLRAAVPGYYPHWLKRGQAAAIAEDTCVNAYDIFLTSHKSAPDRVVAMVLKNIWDNVDKLPALHPSFKDWTRQRAVDADVTIPYHPAAAQFFKERAVWPASMDDVQRKLIAMNP
- a CDS encoding ABC transporter substrate-binding protein, with amino-acid sequence MSIGFRTSLTMIFLLLGIQLGFAQERVRVGWAAMTASHTPLWVAQERGLFAKQGLVTEAIFFGAGPPAMQALVAGDLDIVVTSAPNVVNPRLGGADVVMILSIIPTFIDHIIAAGNITSVEQLRGKSGSVNRAGSISDMGLRLSLKRLGIDPEKDVKIVPAGGNPERLASISRGLTQFTIMNEPFIKEAERLGFRDLVNMATLKIPLHGNGVVTREASIKTRRPMVSRFARAMTEAIHLVKADKEGTKAIIGKFTRLTDPEGLERTYRNYTSVLLDVPYADPVGIKTLLDDMAPKNPKAAAADPKSFVDASFVQEMESSGFIKQLQKR
- a CDS encoding N-acetyltransferase, with product MNPPKTIKTERLRLRKAKLADAEAIFRQYAQDPDVTRYVSWRAHNNLDETRKYVRMCELAWDMGKAFHWVIERQDEKQVIGMMIVRVNAEKLELGFVLARVHWGHGYMTEAMQGIVAWAMKQKEVFRVWAVCDVDNKASARVMEKAGMTREGTLKRWSLHPNLSDEPRDSLCYAITK